The genomic stretch GACAGCAGGTCCCGGACTAGGCCGGAACCTGCTGCGGTGATCAGCGTGCTTCGAAAACCACGAAGCAGGAACCCTGGCTCTGGGTGTAGGCGTCGTAGCCGACCAGACGTACGTGGTGGTCGGGGTAGGCGCGGTGGCAGGCCTCGAGTTCACTGACGATCACACCCAGATCCTTCTCACCGAAGAAGGGCAGCTTCCAGTACGACCAGTAGGTCGCCATCGAACGGCTGGGGTGGACGTGCTCGACCAGGGGGCTCCATCCCTGGGCAATGATGTAAGCGATCTGGTCGTAGATCTCGTCCTGGGTCATCGGCGGGAGGAAGCCGAAAGTCTCCAGGGTGGCGACTGTTTGGTAGTCACCCACGGTGCTCTTGAAGGGCATGGGGATCCTTGAGGGGAATCAGGTGAATGAAGGCAAACCGGATGTGACCGGGGGAAGGAGAAAACCCTTTCCCCGCTGGTCATCAACCCCGATCAGTTGACGTCGAGTTTGTCGACGGTGTCGAACTCGAACTTGATCTCCTTCCAGGTCTCGAGCGCGATGGCGAGCTCGGGGCTGTGCTTCGCGGCCTCCATGAGGATGTCGCGGCTTTCCTTCTCGATCTCGCGACCGGCGTTGCGGGCCTTGACACAGGCTTCGAGGGCCACCCGGTTGGCGGCGGCACCGGCGGCTGAGCCCCAGGGGTGGCCGTGGGTACCACCACCGAACTGCAGCACCGAATCGTCGCCGAAGATCGCCACCAGTGCAGGCATGTGCCACACGTGGATGCCGCCGGAGGCCACAGCGAAGACGCCGGGCATCGAACCCCAGTCCTGATCGAAGAAATTGCCGCGGCTGCGGTCTTCGGGGACGAAGGATTCGCGCAACTGGTCGATGAAACCGAGGGTGGTCTGGCGATCACCTTCGAGCTTGCCGACCACGGTGCCGGTGTGCAGCTGGTCACCACCGGAGAGGCGCAGGCACTTGGCGAGAACGCGGAAGTGGATGCCGTGCTTGGGGTGACGGTCGATCACCGCGTGCATGGCGCGGTGAATGTGCAGCAGCATGCCGTTCTTGCGGCACCACTTCGACAGACCGGTGTTGGCCGTGAAGCCGCCGGTGATGTAGTCGTGCATGATGATCGGCTGACCCAGTTCTTTGGCGAACTCGGCCCGCTCGTACATCTCTTCGGGAGTGGCGGCGGTGCAGTTGAGGTAGTGACCCTTCTTCTCGCCGGTTTCCTCCTGGGCCAGCTGCACAGCTTCGGCAACGAATTCGAAGCGGTTCTGCCAGCGCTGGAAAGGCTGGGAGTTGATGTTCTCGTCGTCCTTGGTGAAGTCGAGACCACCGCGGAGGCACTCATACACCACCCGCCCGTAGTTCTTGCCGGAGAGGCCGAGCTTCGGCTTGATCGTGCAGCCCAGCAGGGGACGGCCGTACTTGTTCATCCGGTCGCGCTCGACGCAGATGCCGTTCGGCGGGCCAGGGCAGGTCTTGATGAAGGCCATCGGGAAGCGGATGTCTTCCAGACGGAGGTGGCGCAGTGCCTTGAAGCCGAAGACGTTGCCCACCAGGGAGGTGAGCACGTTGGTGATGGAACCCTCTTCGAACAGATCGAGCGGGTAGGCGATGAAGGCGTAGAAGGATTCCTTGTCGCCGGGAACGTCTTCGATCCGGTAGCAGCGGCCTTTGTAGAAGTCGAGGTCGGTGAGGAGCTCGGACCAGACGGTGGACCAGGTGCCGGTCGAGGACTCGGCAGCCACGGCAGCGGCCACTTCCTCTTTGGGAACGCCTTCCTGGCCGGTGACCTTGAAGCAGGCCAGCAGGTCGGTGTCGAGGGGAACGTAGTCGGGAGTCCAGTACGTGTCCCTGTACTCCTTGACCCCAGCGTCGTACTTCTTGCTCATGGGGAAAATCTCCTTGTTGGTCGGGTGGGAAAGATGAAGGTGCTGCGCTCCCTCGGGGGCGCGTCAGACATCAGTCCTTGGAACCCAGACCGAAGCTGCTGTTCAGGGCCGGCTCCACTTCACGGTGGGGGCGGGCAATGATGTGGGCGGCCACGAGGCCGTCGCCCACGCGCTCACAGGCATCAGCACCGGCACGCACTGCGGCGTTCACGGCACCGGTTTCGCCGCGCACCAGGACGGTCACGTAGCCGCCACCCACGAACTCACGGCCGATCAGACGCACTTCGGCGGCCTTGGTCATGGCGTCGGCCGCTTCGATGGCCGGCACGAGGCCGCGCGTCTCGATCATGCCGAGGGCGATGCCCATGGTTTCATTCGCCATTGCCTGCTCCGGAAAAGGGTGGGGAGGTTCGATAAGGACCATGCTCGGCGGCATACCCCCCCGTCAAGCGATTCGGGGGGTTTGATCGATCACGGTGTGTAGGGAGCCCCATAAGCCCTGCTCATCGGAGCCGATATGTGTTAAGCGGCGTAACGACCTGGCTCCTGCGCCCCCTGCCGCTCCCCGGCGACGCTGATCCCGAAGACTTGTCAACAGCCACGGGTTTCTGCGTCCGGGGTGGCTAGTCCGTAATGGATCACCGGTTCCTGCCCATGGCCCTGACGTCCACCCTGCCGCCCGTGCTGCGCGAAAGCGGACAGCGGGAGGTGTTCTGCGGCCTCACCTCGATCGTCTGGCTGCATCGGCGGATGCCTGATGCCTTCTTTCTGGTGGTGGGCTCCCGCACCTGCGCCCATCTCATCCAGTCGGCGGCTGGAGTGATGATCTTCGCCGAACCCCGTTTCGGCACAGCGATCCTTGGCGAGCGCGACCTCGCGGGCCTGGCCGATGCCAACGAGGAACTCGACCGTGTGGTGAACGATCTGCTGGCCCGGCGGCCCGAGATCCGCACGCTGTTTCTCGTGGGCTCCTGCCCGTCCGAGGTGATCAAGCTCGATCTGGCCAAGGCCGCCGAGCGCATCAACACCCGCATGCTGGGCCGGGTGAGAGTTGTGAACTATTCCGGCAGTGGCATCGAAACCACCTTCACCCAGGGGGAGGACGGAGCCCTGACCTCCCTGGTTCCCCTGTTGCCCGCCAGTCCTGAACCCCAGCTGCTGATCGTGGGCACCCTCGCCGATGGGGTGGAGGAGCGCTTCCTGTCCCTGTTTGCCCGGATGGGCCTCGAGACGGTGCGCACCCTGCCGCCCCGTCAGTCCACCGACCTGCCACCCGTGGGAGAGGGCACCCGCCTGCTGCTGGCCCAGCCCTTTGTGGCTGACACGGTACGGGCTCTGGAGCGTCGCGGTGCCCAGCGCATCTCCGCCCCCTACCCGCTGGGGGTGGAGGGCAGCTGTGCCTGGATGGCGGCGGCGGCGGCGGCCTTCGGCATTGACCCCCGACGCGTGGCCGAGGTGCTCGACCCTCTGGCGGAGCGGGGCAGGCGCGCCCTGGAACCCCTGCGCCGCAGACTCGAAGGCAAGCGCCTGTTCCTGTTGCCCGATTCCCAGCTGGAAATTCCCCTGGCCCGTTTTCTGCACCGCGAATGCGGCATGGAACTGGTGGAGGTGGGCACCCCCTACCTCGACCGCCAGCTGATGGCCGAGGAACTGCCCCTGCTGCCGGAGGGCACCCAGCTCAGCGAAGGGCAGGATGTGGAGAAGCAGCTGGAGCGTGTTCGTGCCAGCCGCCCCGATCTGGTCGTCTGCGGCATGGGTCTGGCCAACCCGCTCGAAGCGGAAGGCTTCGCCACCAAGTGGTCAATCGAGCTGGTCTTCAGCCCGATCCATGGCTGCGATCAGGCCGCTGACCTGGCTGAACTGTTCGCCCGTCCCCTCAACCGCCGCGAGCTGCTGCAATGGAACTGACCCTCTGGACCTACGAAGGCCCCCCCCATGTGGGCGCCATGCGCATCGCTGCATCGATGGAGGGCGTTCACTACGTGCTGCATGCCCCCCAGGGCGACACCTACGCCGATCTGCTGTTCACGATGATCGAGCGCCGGGACCGCCGACCCCCTGTCACCTACACCACGTTTCAGGCCCGCGATCTGGGTGGTGACACGGCCGAACTGGTGAAGCGCTCGATCCAGCAGGCCGTGGATCGCTTCCAGCCGGAGGCCCTGCTGGTGGGCGAAAGCTGCACGGCAGAGCTGATCCAGGATCAACCGGGATCCCTTGCCTGCGGCATGGGCCTGGGTGTTCCGGTGGTGAGCCTGGAATTGCCCGCTTACTCCAAAAAGGAAAACTGGGGGGCCGCTGAAACCCTTTACCAGCTCTGCCGCGGGCTGCTCAAGACCCAGATGCCTGCCCCGGGAGCTGCCAAACCGGAGCCCGAGCGCTGGCGCTCCGAGGGTCGTCGTCCGCGCGTGAATCTGCTGGGTCCGAGCCTGCTGGGATTCCGCTGCCGCGACGATGTGCGCGAGTTGCGTGGCCTCCTCGCCGATCACGGCATCGACGTCAATGTGGTGGCCCCCCTGGGTGCCAGGCCGGCCGATCTGATGCGATTGCCGCAGGCGGACGCCAACCTCTGCCTCTATCCGGAGGTGGCCGGCCCGCTCTGCAGCTGGCTGGAGCGCAGCTTCGGCACACCGGTGGTGCGCACCGTGCCGATCGGAATCGGAGCCACAGCCCAGTTTCTGCGAGAGCTCTGCGCTCTGCTTGGCCTGGAGCCGCCGGAACTGCGTGAGGCCGATCAGCGCTCCAGATTGCCCTGGTACTCGAAATCGGTGGATTCCACCTACCTCACCGGTAAGCGGGTGTTCATTTTCGCCGACGCCACCCATGCGATTGCGGCGGCCCGGATCGCCTCGCGGGAGCTGGGATTCACGGTGGTGGGGCTGGGCACCTACAGCCGCGAGCAGGCCCGTGAGGTGCGCGTCGCCGCCAAGGAGCTCGACCTCGAGGCTCTGATCTCCGACGACTATCTGGAGGTGGAGCAGGCCATGGCCCAGGCGGCTCCGGAGCTTGTGCTCGGCACCCAGATGGAGCGCCACAGCGCCAAGCGGCTGGGGATTCCCTGCGCTGTGATCAGCGCCCCGCTGCATGTGCAGGATGTACCCGCCCGTTATGCCCCCCAGATGGGCTGGGAGGGGGCCAATGTGATCTTCGATTCCTGGGTGCACCCTCTGATGATGGGTCTGGAGGAACACCTGATCGGCATGTTCCGACATGATTTCGAATTCGTGGACGGTCATCTCAGCCATCTCGAGGGTGCTTCCGCCCCCACGGCCCAGCCGGTCGCTGGCCCTGACAACGGGGCGCCGGACGTGACACCGCTCTCGGCCACTCCCGAGGGGGGGGCCTTGCGCTGGACCGCTTCCGGTGAAGCTGAACTTTCCCGGATTCCTTTCTTTGTTCGGGGCAAAGTCCGGCGCAACACTGAGGCTTATGCCAACGAACGTGGCGTGGCGGAGATCACCGAAGAAACTCTCTACGAAGCCAAGGCCCACTTCAGCCGTTGAGCCGCGGGGCCGAGTGACGTTGCACAGCTGGCCAAACCCAGGCCAGCTGGATCATTCCCGGATCACACAAGCCAGCGCAATCGCTCCCTGGACCAGGCTCCATCGCCATCAGTCAAGTTATTAGGTATTTCTACTTAGGCCGGGAGGCAGACTCCTGGGCCCTCAGGGTGATTGTCGAGGCTGCGCTCATCAGCAATCGCTCGGCTTGGGTGAGCATTTCAAGATCCCGATTGTCGTGATGTTTCGGTTTGAGCCAGACCCAGCATCTGCCTGCTCGGCTGCACTTTGATGTAGGCACTGCCGATGTCGACTCGGCCAAGGACGTGTTATGACCACAACTCTGCCACCCAAGCAGACAACAGCTCCCGCCAAGGCTGCTGCCAGCAGCCATGAGGACGGTGAGGGCAGCCTCCAGGTCCACCAGGATGCCTCGATGAACATCGAGGAAGGTGCCCTTGTGATTGCCGTCTACGGCAAGGGGGGGATCGGCAAGTCCACCACCTCCTCCAACCTTTCCGCAGCGTTCTCCAAGCTGGGCAAACGGGTGCTTCAGATCGGGTGCGATCCCAAGCACGACAGCACCTTCACCCTCACCAAGAAGATGGTGCCCACGGTGATCGATATCCTCGAAACCGTCGACTTCCATACCGAGGAACTTCGCCCCGAAGACTTCGTCTTCGAGGGCTTCAATGGCGTGATGTGCGTGGAATCCGGTGGACCACCGGCCGGTACCGGGTGTGGTGGCTATGTCACTGGCCAGACGGTGAAGTTGCTGAAGGAGCACCATCTGCTTGAAGACACCGATGTGGTGATCTTCGATGTGCTCGGTGACGTGGTCTGTGGTGGTTTTGCTGCACCACTGCAGCATGCCCATTACTGCCTGATCGTCACCGCCAATGATTTTGATTCGATCTTTGCGATGAATCGGATCATGCAGGCCATCAACGCCAAGGCCAAGAATTACAAGGTGCGCCTCGGCGGCGTGATCGCCAACCGCTCTGAAGAAACCGACCAGATCGATAAGTTCAACGAGCGCACCGGCCTGCGCACGATGGCCCACTTCAAGACCGTGGACGCCATCCGCCGCTCGCGCCTCAAGAAGTGCACCATATTCGAAATGGAGCCCAGCCCTGAGGTGGAGGAAGTGCAGCA from Synechococcus sp. CBW1107 encodes the following:
- a CDS encoding ferredoxin:protochlorophyllide reductase (ATP-dependent) subunit N codes for the protein MALTSTLPPVLRESGQREVFCGLTSIVWLHRRMPDAFFLVVGSRTCAHLIQSAAGVMIFAEPRFGTAILGERDLAGLADANEELDRVVNDLLARRPEIRTLFLVGSCPSEVIKLDLAKAAERINTRMLGRVRVVNYSGSGIETTFTQGEDGALTSLVPLLPASPEPQLLIVGTLADGVEERFLSLFARMGLETVRTLPPRQSTDLPPVGEGTRLLLAQPFVADTVRALERRGAQRISAPYPLGVEGSCAWMAAAAAAFGIDPRRVAEVLDPLAERGRRALEPLRRRLEGKRLFLLPDSQLEIPLARFLHRECGMELVEVGTPYLDRQLMAEELPLLPEGTQLSEGQDVEKQLERVRASRPDLVVCGMGLANPLEAEGFATKWSIELVFSPIHGCDQAADLAELFARPLNRRELLQWN
- a CDS encoding ferredoxin:protochlorophyllide reductase (ATP-dependent) subunit B, producing MELTLWTYEGPPHVGAMRIAASMEGVHYVLHAPQGDTYADLLFTMIERRDRRPPVTYTTFQARDLGGDTAELVKRSIQQAVDRFQPEALLVGESCTAELIQDQPGSLACGMGLGVPVVSLELPAYSKKENWGAAETLYQLCRGLLKTQMPAPGAAKPEPERWRSEGRRPRVNLLGPSLLGFRCRDDVRELRGLLADHGIDVNVVAPLGARPADLMRLPQADANLCLYPEVAGPLCSWLERSFGTPVVRTVPIGIGATAQFLRELCALLGLEPPELREADQRSRLPWYSKSVDSTYLTGKRVFIFADATHAIAAARIASRELGFTVVGLGTYSREQAREVRVAAKELDLEALISDDYLEVEQAMAQAAPELVLGTQMERHSAKRLGIPCAVISAPLHVQDVPARYAPQMGWEGANVIFDSWVHPLMMGLEEHLIGMFRHDFEFVDGHLSHLEGASAPTAQPVAGPDNGAPDVTPLSATPEGGALRWTASGEAELSRIPFFVRGKVRRNTEAYANERGVAEITEETLYEAKAHFSR
- a CDS encoding ribulose bisphosphate carboxylase small subunit — protein: MPFKSTVGDYQTVATLETFGFLPPMTQDEIYDQIAYIIAQGWSPLVEHVHPSRSMATYWSYWKLPFFGEKDLGVIVSELEACHRAYPDHHVRLVGYDAYTQSQGSCFVVFEAR
- a CDS encoding form I ribulose bisphosphate carboxylase large subunit, coding for MSKKYDAGVKEYRDTYWTPDYVPLDTDLLACFKVTGQEGVPKEEVAAAVAAESSTGTWSTVWSELLTDLDFYKGRCYRIEDVPGDKESFYAFIAYPLDLFEEGSITNVLTSLVGNVFGFKALRHLRLEDIRFPMAFIKTCPGPPNGICVERDRMNKYGRPLLGCTIKPKLGLSGKNYGRVVYECLRGGLDFTKDDENINSQPFQRWQNRFEFVAEAVQLAQEETGEKKGHYLNCTAATPEEMYERAEFAKELGQPIIMHDYITGGFTANTGLSKWCRKNGMLLHIHRAMHAVIDRHPKHGIHFRVLAKCLRLSGGDQLHTGTVVGKLEGDRQTTLGFIDQLRESFVPEDRSRGNFFDQDWGSMPGVFAVASGGIHVWHMPALVAIFGDDSVLQFGGGTHGHPWGSAAGAAANRVALEACVKARNAGREIEKESRDILMEAAKHSPELAIALETWKEIKFEFDTVDKLDVN
- a CDS encoding BMC domain-containing protein; the protein is MANETMGIALGMIETRGLVPAIEAADAMTKAAEVRLIGREFVGGGYVTVLVRGETGAVNAAVRAGADACERVGDGLVAAHIIARPHREVEPALNSSFGLGSKD
- the bchL gene encoding ferredoxin:protochlorophyllide reductase (ATP-dependent) iron-sulfur ATP-binding protein, translating into MTTTLPPKQTTAPAKAAASSHEDGEGSLQVHQDASMNIEEGALVIAVYGKGGIGKSTTSSNLSAAFSKLGKRVLQIGCDPKHDSTFTLTKKMVPTVIDILETVDFHTEELRPEDFVFEGFNGVMCVESGGPPAGTGCGGYVTGQTVKLLKEHHLLEDTDVVIFDVLGDVVCGGFAAPLQHAHYCLIVTANDFDSIFAMNRIMQAINAKAKNYKVRLGGVIANRSEETDQIDKFNERTGLRTMAHFKTVDAIRRSRLKKCTIFEMEPSPEVEEVQQEYLNLAQKMLTDVEPLPAEPLKDRDIFDLLGFD